The Labilibaculum sp. sequence CTCCTGCCGTATATCCTGCTCCACCTATGATTCCTACATTCACCATAATTACTGCTTGTTTACGGTGTAATATATCTTTAATGAATTAGCCAGAATATTGGTAAATCCTTTTGCATCATCCGCGGTCCAGCCTTTACTGCTTTCGCCGTACTGACCAAACAAATCAGTCATCAGGTCGTTGGGCGAAGTTATGCCTTCAACAAAGAAATGTTTAGGATTTAAATTTAAAATAACCGTTCCAGTCACCTTCTTTTGAGTGTCAAGAAGGAAAGTCTCCATGTTTCTCATTACCGGCTCTAAATATTGAGCCTCGTGCAATAACATCCCATAGAAATTTGCAATCTGCTCTTTCCAGTGCATTTGCCATTTGGTAAGGGTGTGTTTTTCCAGTGTTTGATGAGCTTTAATAATCATTAAAGGCGCTGCTGCTTCAAATGCAACCCTTCCTTTTGTTCCAATAATTGTGTCACCAATGTGCATGTCTCGTCCAATGCCAAACTGAGACCCAATTGCTTCAATTTTTTTAATTGCATCCAATGGATGTTGTACTTTTTCTCCATTCACACTAACCAATTCTCCCTTTTCGAATCCTATGGTTAACTTTTCCGATTCGGTTTTAACAACCTGTTTTGGATAGGCTTCTTCCGGAAGCGGTTGATCTGAAGTTAAAGTTTCTTTTCCACCGATACTGGTTCCCCAGATGCCTGCATTAATGGAATATTTCATTTTTTCGAAATTGGCTGAAATACCATTTTCTTTCAGGTAATTGATCTCAGTTTCCCTGCTTAACTGCATATCTCTGGTTGGTGTAATAATTTCGGCATTTGGAGCCATTATTTTAAATATAAGATCGAATCTTATCTGATCGTTACCAGCACCGGTACTACCGTGAGCGATATAATCAGCATCAATGGAATGGGCATATTGAGCAATTGCCATAGCTTGAAATGCTCTTTCTGAGCTTACCGACAATGGATATGTATTGTTCTTTAAAACATTTCCCATTATCATGTATTTAATACATTTATCGTAGTATTCTTCGGTAATATCAAGAGAGGCGTGTTGAACAACTCCCAGTTGTTTTGTCCTGTTCTCTATATCAGCTAATTCTTCTTTGCTGAAACCACCTGTATTACCCAAAACTGTGTACACATCCATGTTTAACTCCTTAGACAGATAAAGTGCACAGTATGTTGTATCTAAACCTCCGCTATATGCTAATACTACTTTTTTCTTAGTTGATGTCATTATATTATTATTTATAGATTTTCAAGATCTTGTTACTAATTTGATGAAATTGCTTTCTTTTCAGAACAATTACTTTTTGTCCTTTCTATTGGGATCATACAGCATACCTGTACACAAACACATTTTTCGATTGGTTCGCTGCAGTATGTCATAATTCACACAACCGCTGCATCCTTTCCAAAATGTATCATCAGTAGTTAGCTCCGAAAAGGTAACTGGTCTGTATCCTAATTCTGAATTGATTTTCATTACAGGAAGACTGGTGGTGAGTCCGAATATTTTGGCCTCAGGGTAACGTTTTTGGGATAGCTCGAACGCTTTAGCCTTAATCATTTTCGCTAAACCTACAGCTCTGTAGTCAGGATCCACAATTAGTCCCGAATTAGCTACATACTTGCCATGTTCCCAGGTTTCTATATAACAGAAACCAATCACTTTATCCTGATCAAAAGCAATGATTGCTTTACCTTCCTGAATTTTTTGTACGATGTACAAAGGTTCTCTTTTTGCAATTCCTGTACCGCGGATTTTTGCAGCACTTTCAATCATATCACAAATTTCCTGGGCATATTCGTAATGCCTTAAACCTGCTATAATGACACTTATTTTTTGCTCAATTTCCATTGAAGTATCTATCATTTTATTCTATCTATTACTAAATTTCCCAAAAAAGAGCTACAGCAGTTAAGCGCAACCACTTGTTATTTAATTCTACAAAAAAGTCCGCTCTGACGGTCTGGTTGTTTTGTTCCCGAAAACAGCGTCTTCGAATGTCTAAGGAGTTGAAAAAATTCATGTTTTTATTTTTAGTTTATACAAAAAAAGCTTACCGTCCGAAAACAGTAAGCTTATTAATTATGATATTTCAATTACAGAAATAGCAAGCTCATCCGTTCCCCCTGGGTAACAGTTACTACGCAAATGGCGTCGACTTTGTGTATAGATGATTTGATGCATTTCTATTCGTAATTATATAGTTTCAAAAAAAAGGCTTACCGGTAAAAACGGTAAGCCTTTTAAATATTGCTGTTAATCATTGATTACAAGACAATACGACATCAACCGCTTTTCCTAAAGGAGCGCTCTGTCTTCGTCGTTGTATGTTGTAAAATAAAATCATTTGATATTTTTTTCTGTTATTTCAAATTCAAAAAAAATGCTTTCCGATATGGAAAGCTTGGAAAATAAATATGCCAGAGCTTATGCCTTATCGTTTGGATAAAGATTTAATGTAGCGTCGTCGAATAATTCGTGAATTTTCCATGTCTATTCTTAATTTGTTGCCTACAAAGATAAATGCAAAAAATAGTAATATCCTAATAAAACCATCTTTTTTTTAATTCACTCTTATTTAAAACCTTTGCGTAAAGATTTTATTGTGCTTTTAATAACACACCACCAATTACCAACACTCCCCGTCTGGAAATTGTGTTTTTTTTTTTGCTAAAGATGATTTATGGAATTCAATCAAATAATACAAATGAAACCATGTCTTTTGGTCTAAATAATAGTGTGTTATAGTTTTTTAACAGTTCTAAATTCATTTTTTTAATAACCATTTATAAATTGCGCCGTAGAATCGCTTTAGTATCTCAATTTAAAAAGATTTGAAATTATCATGGAGTTAAAAAAAATTGTTGGATTTGTGTTGTTGGGCTTAGCCGTTGTTACTTTCTTCCTTTATCTCTCCCTACCTTTTATTCTATCGGGTTCTAATAAAATCATTCTGTTGACGGCATCAGTTTACCTTCTGAATAAAGTTTTCTTTTATTCTTCAATTTATATTTTAGGGAAGCAATTCATTTCCAAAGTCGGAAAGTATTTGCCCAAATGGATTGAAAGACGATTATTAAAGTTATTTAAAATTCAACCTGTTGTTGAAACAAACATTTAGTAATCTTTTTTCAATATTGAACATAAATATAAAAAGACTATTTCTTTACTTTCAGGTCAGACAAATAGCTCAGGCATATATAAATGCCTGAATATCATGCAAACCTTTGCAATGACAATTATCATGTTTTTTTCACTTTTCAAACGTTTTCGTTAAGTTGATTAACAATAATAATTGCATTTGTGGATTTAATTGTGTTATATTTGCTCAACGGATTAGACAAGCAAAAAATTGATCACCTCCATCTTTGGGTGTTTCTTGAATTAAGGCAGTGACTCTCGGATTTATAAAAGTTGCTACTGAATGTTATAGAATGGGGATTTCTATACATTTCTTAAGGTCCTTAAGTTTAAAAGATAAAATCATTTCCTGGCTTCGCACTAAAAATTGCCTATGCGAAACCTTAGACCAAAACAGCAGGGTCTTTACGACCCTCAGAACGAACATGACAATTGTGGGATTGGCTTTGTAGCCAACATTAAAGGAAAAAAATCTTTCGAGATTATTACCCGTGGACTGGAGGTGCTTTGCAATATGGAACACCGGGGAGCACGTGGTGCTGATAATGTAAGTGGTGATGGTGCCGGTATTTTAATGCAATTGCCTCACAATTTCTACAAAAAAATTGGAATCAAGCTTCCTTTAGCAGGAAGATATGGTACCGGTTTAATTTTCTTACCAAAAGACGAAACCGAAGAAAAGTTCTGTCTTGAAGTTCTTATTCAGATTCTGGAAGAAGAAGGATTGGAATTTCTTCAATTACGTGATGTCCCAACGGACACCAATGCAATTGGTGAAATTGCAAGAGAGTCAGAACCAGTAATCAAACAAATCTTTGTTGGTGGAAATTACGAACAGGATGAATTAGAACGACGACTTTATTTAGCTAGAAAACAAGCTGAAAGTTATATTCGCGCAACCAAAATGAAAGAAAAGGAGATGTTTTACATCCCTAGTCTTTCGTCTAAAGTTTTGGTATATAAAGGAATGTTTGCAAGCGACCAGTTGGGAAAATACTATGGTGATCTTCAGGATTCCCGGATGGAAAGTGCTATCGCTATGGTTCACTCACGTTTTAGCACCAATACATTTCCTTCCTGGGATTTGGCACAACCATTTCGTATTGTAGCTCACAATGGTGAAATCAATACAATAAAAGGAAACCGTTTGTGGATGCAAGCCCGGGAATCTCTTTTAAAATCGGAGATGTTTGGTGATGACATCAAAAAACTATTTCCGGTTGTTGAACCAAACAAGAGTGATTCTGCCTCTTTCGATAATGTGCTTGAATTTTTATTCTTAACTGGAAGAAGTCTGCCGCATGCCTTGAGTATGATGGTGCCGGAATCGTGGAATGAAAAAAATCCTATCCCTGATAGTTTAAAAGCATTTTACGAATATCATTCCACTTTTATGGAGCCTTGGGATGGTCCTGCTTCGTTAGTGTTTTCTGATGGCCGTTATATTGGCGGAACATTGGATAGAAACGGACTTCGCCCTTCTCGTTATGTGATTACTCAGGATGACATGATTGTAATGGGTTCTGAAGTTGGTATTCAACAATTTAGTGCCGAAGAAATTAAAGAAAAGGGACGACTAAGACCAGGTAAGTTATTACTTGTTGATACTCAGCTTGGAATCATCATTCCCGACCAAGAGGTAAAGTCACAGCTGACTTATCGGAATCCTTATCAAAACTGGCTAAAGGAGAATCGTTTGGATTTGAAGGCTATTCCTGTAGAAAAACGGGTTCCTTCGGATATTGGAGATCATTTTAACATTTGCCAAAAGACATTTAACTATTGTAAAGAAGATTTTGAAAGAGTTCTTCTGCCAATGGCAACGGGTGCACAAGAACCTGTGGGATCGATGGGTAATGATGCCCCGATACCTGTATTGTCGCCAAGACCACAGTTGTTTTTCAATTACTTCCGTCAATTATTTGCTCAGGTAACCAATCCTCCTATCGATTCAATTCGAGAAAATTTGGTAATGGATTTGACCAATTATATAGGATCTGTTCAGAAAAATTTATTGGATGAAACAGCTCAGCATTGCAAGTTAATTCGATTCAAAAGTCCGTTGATTACTAACACTGATCTTGGCAAGATAAAGAAATTGAAGCATGAAGAGTTTAGACACCAATCTATTGATATGCTGTTTAAAGCATCTCAAAATGGTGCCGGCTTGGAAAGTGCTTTGGATTCTATTTGTCAGTTAGCTGAAAAGGCTGTTGATGAACAGAAAAATTACATTATTCTTACGGATCGGAATATATCTGAGTCAATGGCTCCAATTCCTGTTCTTTTAGCTGTGGCAGCGGTTCATCATCATCTTATAAAAAAGAGAAAGAGGATGCAGATTGGTCTTGTTGTGGAAACAGGTGAGGCTCGTGAAGTAAATCATATTGCCTTACTGATTGCATACGGGGCCAGTGTTATTAATCCATACATGAGTTATGCGGTTATTGACAAATTGGTGAAAGATGGCAGAATCAGTCTTGAATATAAAACGGCTCGTAAAAATTATATAAAAGCCGTTGATAAGGGACTGCTAAAGGTGATGTCTAAAATGGGAATATCAACCATTGGCAGTTATCTTGGTGCCCAAATTTACGAGGCTTTGGGAGTAAGTAAGGATGTTATTGACAAATACTTCACTGGTACTATTTCCAGAATTGAGGGAATTGGATTAAAAGAGATTTCAGAAGAAATTCTTTGTCATCACAAAAAAGCTTATTCAGAAGAGAATCCTTTCGATAATCAGGATTTATTAACGAATAATGGTAATATCCATTATCGGAAAAATGGAGAACCACATAGCTGGAATCCTGAAACAATTGGATTACTGCAATGGGCAACAAGAACCAATAATTACAATAAATTTAAAGAATACAGCACAATTGTAAATAAAGAAACTGCTTCACCCAATTTTCTAAGAGGTTTCTTTGATTATAAAAAGAATCCTATTGACATTAGTGAAGTTGAACCGGTTGAAAACATCATGAAGAGATTTTGTACTGGTGCCATGTCTTATGGTTCCATTTCAAAAGAGGCTCATGAAGCTCTGGCTATTGCAATGAATAAAATTGGCGGCAGAAGTAATACCGGTGAAGGCGGAGAAAGTTCAAAACGCTTCTATTCAAGTGCAAGAAGTTCAATTAAGCAAATTGCTTCAGGTCGATTTGGTGTAAATGCTGAATATCTTGTAAATGCTGATGAATTACAAATTAAGGTAGCTCAAGGTGCAAAACCGGGAGAAGGAGGTCAATTACCTGGATTTAAAGTTGATAATATCATAGCTAAGCTTAGGAATTCAACTCCGGGGATTACACTGATCTCTCCGCCTCCACATCATGACATTTATTCAATTGAAGATTTGGCACAATTAATTTTCGATCTGAAAAATATAAATCCAACAGCTTGTGTAAGTGTGAAGTTGGTTTCAGAAAATGGTGTTGGAACTGTTGCTGCGGGTGTTGCCAAGGCAAATGCTGATCTTATTGTAATTGCTGGTTGTGAAGGTGGAACAGGCGCAAGTCCGCTGAGTTCAATTAAACATACCGGATTACCTGTTGAACTGGGATTAGCTGAGGCGCAGCAAACACTTGTAATGAATGACTTGCGCGGGCGTATTAAATTACAAACCGATGGACAATTGAAAACCGGAAGGGATATTGTTTCGATGGCCTTACTTGGCGCTGAAGAGTTTGGATTTGCCACAAGTGCTTTGGTTGTACTTGGTTGTGTAATGATGCGTAAATGTCACCTAAACACATGTCCTGTCGGAATCGCAACTCAAAACAAGGAGCTTCGGGAAAAATTTCTGGGGCGTTCAGAATGGCTTGTGAACTATTTCACTTTTCTTGGTGAAGAATGTCGTGAATTGATGGCTGAACTTGGAATTCGAAAATTTGATGATTTGGTTGGTCGATCTGATTTACTGGAAAAACGCAAAAACATCGAAAATTGGAAAGCAAAAACAGTTAGTATCGACAACTTAATTCATCTTCCAAATACTGATGGACACACCATATGTGGTGCAAACGCTAAAATAAAATCCATTGGTGAGGTTCTTGATCATGAGCTGATTAAACAATCTGCGAAAGCATTGCATGATGGAGAAAAAGTTTGGATTGATCAGAAAATCAACAATACAGACAGAACCACAGGAGCTATGCTTTCGGGTAAAGTTGCCTTACTAAAACCAAAAAGAATTTTAGACGAGGATACAATACATTGTATATTTAGAGGATCTGCAGGGCAAAGCTTTGGAGCTTTTCTGGAACAAGGAATTACTTTCCGTTTGGTTGGTGACTCTAATGATTACTTCGGAAAAGGTTTATCGGGAGGAAAGCTTG is a genomic window containing:
- a CDS encoding argininosuccinate synthase domain-containing protein, translating into MTSTKKKVVLAYSGGLDTTYCALYLSKELNMDVYTVLGNTGGFSKEELADIENRTKQLGVVQHASLDITEEYYDKCIKYMIMGNVLKNNTYPLSVSSERAFQAMAIAQYAHSIDADYIAHGSTGAGNDQIRFDLIFKIMAPNAEIITPTRDMQLSRETEINYLKENGISANFEKMKYSINAGIWGTSIGGKETLTSDQPLPEEAYPKQVVKTESEKLTIGFEKGELVSVNGEKVQHPLDAIKKIEAIGSQFGIGRDMHIGDTIIGTKGRVAFEAAAPLMIIKAHQTLEKHTLTKWQMHWKEQIANFYGMLLHEAQYLEPVMRNMETFLLDTQKKVTGTVILNLNPKHFFVEGITSPNDLMTDLFGQYGESSKGWTADDAKGFTNILANSLKIYYTVNKQ
- a CDS encoding GNAT family N-acetyltransferase; translation: MIDTSMEIEQKISVIIAGLRHYEYAQEICDMIESAAKIRGTGIAKREPLYIVQKIQEGKAIIAFDQDKVIGFCYIETWEHGKYVANSGLIVDPDYRAVGLAKMIKAKAFELSQKRYPEAKIFGLTTSLPVMKINSELGYRPVTFSELTTDDTFWKGCSGCVNYDILQRTNRKMCLCTGMLYDPNRKDKK
- the gltB gene encoding glutamate synthase large subunit gives rise to the protein MRNLRPKQQGLYDPQNEHDNCGIGFVANIKGKKSFEIITRGLEVLCNMEHRGARGADNVSGDGAGILMQLPHNFYKKIGIKLPLAGRYGTGLIFLPKDETEEKFCLEVLIQILEEEGLEFLQLRDVPTDTNAIGEIARESEPVIKQIFVGGNYEQDELERRLYLARKQAESYIRATKMKEKEMFYIPSLSSKVLVYKGMFASDQLGKYYGDLQDSRMESAIAMVHSRFSTNTFPSWDLAQPFRIVAHNGEINTIKGNRLWMQARESLLKSEMFGDDIKKLFPVVEPNKSDSASFDNVLEFLFLTGRSLPHALSMMVPESWNEKNPIPDSLKAFYEYHSTFMEPWDGPASLVFSDGRYIGGTLDRNGLRPSRYVITQDDMIVMGSEVGIQQFSAEEIKEKGRLRPGKLLLVDTQLGIIIPDQEVKSQLTYRNPYQNWLKENRLDLKAIPVEKRVPSDIGDHFNICQKTFNYCKEDFERVLLPMATGAQEPVGSMGNDAPIPVLSPRPQLFFNYFRQLFAQVTNPPIDSIRENLVMDLTNYIGSVQKNLLDETAQHCKLIRFKSPLITNTDLGKIKKLKHEEFRHQSIDMLFKASQNGAGLESALDSICQLAEKAVDEQKNYIILTDRNISESMAPIPVLLAVAAVHHHLIKKRKRMQIGLVVETGEAREVNHIALLIAYGASVINPYMSYAVIDKLVKDGRISLEYKTARKNYIKAVDKGLLKVMSKMGISTIGSYLGAQIYEALGVSKDVIDKYFTGTISRIEGIGLKEISEEILCHHKKAYSEENPFDNQDLLTNNGNIHYRKNGEPHSWNPETIGLLQWATRTNNYNKFKEYSTIVNKETASPNFLRGFFDYKKNPIDISEVEPVENIMKRFCTGAMSYGSISKEAHEALAIAMNKIGGRSNTGEGGESSKRFYSSARSSIKQIASGRFGVNAEYLVNADELQIKVAQGAKPGEGGQLPGFKVDNIIAKLRNSTPGITLISPPPHHDIYSIEDLAQLIFDLKNINPTACVSVKLVSENGVGTVAAGVAKANADLIVIAGCEGGTGASPLSSIKHTGLPVELGLAEAQQTLVMNDLRGRIKLQTDGQLKTGRDIVSMALLGAEEFGFATSALVVLGCVMMRKCHLNTCPVGIATQNKELREKFLGRSEWLVNYFTFLGEECRELMAELGIRKFDDLVGRSDLLEKRKNIENWKAKTVSIDNLIHLPNTDGHTICGANAKIKSIGEVLDHELIKQSAKALHDGEKVWIDQKINNTDRTTGAMLSGKVALLKPKRILDEDTIHCIFRGSAGQSFGAFLEQGITFRLVGDSNDYFGKGLSGGKLVVYPSEKSKFKPEEQIIIGNTALYGATSGAAYIRGMAGERFCVRNSGGKAVVEGVGDHGCEYMTGGRVVILGKTGRNFAAGMSGGIAYVLNMEGRLDYFCNKSLVSLEPVENLQDVHELQGMIHEHLLLTQSSVASKVLTHWEEYLPHFVKVIPYEYKKVLEEKKLKKIRRKLKAAQSQTEVHE